One genomic segment of Salmo trutta chromosome 8, fSalTru1.1, whole genome shotgun sequence includes these proteins:
- the LOC115198789 gene encoding sorting and assembly machinery component 50 homolog B isoform X1 — MCRLIGGIRSSRGSMDSLPMHGRDMGVHPDDMIEVQEAEQETKQEVLENKDVVVQHVNIEGLGRTKEDLLGYEISEVFDAKNLIDVMKKSHIARQKLLRLGIFKEVEVVIDTSDGADALPNGLDVTFEVTEMKRLTGSYNTMVGNNEGSMVLGVKLPNVFGRAEKLTFQFSYGTKETSYGLSFFKPQPGNFERNLTLNLYKVTGQFPWSSLKETDRGVSTELNFPLWRTNHTLKWEGVWRELGCLARSASFAVREESGHTLKSALSHTMSIDNRNSAIFPKKGALLRINQELAGYTGGDASFLKEDFELQVNRRLVWDSVLSASLWGGCLLPIGGRPSSIADRFYLGGPTSVRGFGMYSIGPQSEGDYLGGEAYWAGGLHLYTPLPFRPGRGGFGDLFRTHFFLNAGNLCNLNYGEGPRAHLQKLAECIRWSYGAGIVLRLGNIARLELNYCIPMGVQSGDRICDGVQFGAGIRFL; from the exons ATGTGTCGGCTCATAGGAGGGATTCGTTCAAGCAGAGGG AGTATGGACTCTCTCCCGATGCACGGGCGTGACATGGGCGTTCATCCCGACGACATGATTGAGGTGCAGGAGGCAGAACAAGAGACTAAACAGGAGGTCCTAGAAAACAAAGAC GTTGTTGTCCAACATGTCAACATTGAGGGCTTGGGAAGAACAAAAGAGGATCTGCTGGGCTATGAAATCTCAGAGGTCTTCGATGCTAAAAACCTTATTGAT GTCATGAAGAAGTCTCATATTGCCAGACAGAAATTGCTGCGTCTGGGCATTTTCAAAGAGGTGGAGGTTGTCATTGATACATCAGATG GTGCGGATGCGTTGCCCAATGGTCTGGACGTGACGTTCGAGGTGACAGAGATGAAGAGGCTGACAGGCAGCTACAACACCATGGTCGGCAACAACGAGGGCAGCATg GTGTTGGGTGTGAAGCTTCCTAACGTGTTTGGCCGTGCGGAGAAGTTAACCTTCCAGTTTTCCTACGGGACCAAGGAGACTTCCTACGGCCTGTCCTTCTTCAAGCCCCAGCCAGGCAACTTCGAACGCAA CCTCACTCTAAACCTGTACAAAGTCACAGGCCAGTTTCCATGGAGCTCCctcaaagagacagacagaggagtctCCACTGAGCTCAAC TTTCCTTTGTGGAGGACCAACCACACTCTGAAGTGGGAGGGTGTGTGGAGGGAGCTGGGTTGTCTGGCACGCAGTGCCTCCTTCGCCGTGCGAGAAGAGAGCGGGCACACCCTCAAGTCTGCTCTCTCG CACACCATGTCCATTGACAACAGGAACTCTGCCATCTTCCCCAAGAAAGGTGCCTTACTGAGGATCAACCag GAGCTGGCTGGCTATACAGGCGGAGACGCAAGCTTCCTGAAGGAGGACTTTGAGCTGCAGGTCAACAGACGGCTGGTCTGGGACTCG GTCCTCTCCGCCTCCCTCTGGGGTGGGTGTCTCCTCCCCATTGGAGGTAGACCGTCCTCCATCGCTGACAG GTTCTATCTGGGCGGTCCCACCAGTGTGAGAGGATTTGGAATGTACAGCATCGGCCCACAGAGCGAGG GTGACTACCTGGGGGGAGAGGCATACTGGGCAGGCGGGCTCCACCTCTACACTCCTCTGCCCTTCCGTCCGGGCCGGGGTGGCTTCGGAGACCTCTTCAGGACACACTTCTTCCTCAACGCTGGGAACCTGTGCAACCTCAACTACG GAGAGGGTCCAAGAGCACATCTACAAAAACTGGCGGAGTGTATCCGCTGGTCGTATGGAGCAGGCATTGTGTTGCGTCTCGGGAACATCGCCAGGCTGGAGCTCAACTACTGCATTCCCATGGGGGTTCAGAGTGGGGACAG GATATGCGACGGCGTCCAGTTTGGAGCAGGAATCCGTTTCCTGTGA
- the LOC115198789 gene encoding sorting and assembly machinery component 50 homolog B isoform X2 produces MGTVHARSMDSLPMHGRDMGVHPDDMIEVQEAEQETKQEVLENKDVVVQHVNIEGLGRTKEDLLGYEISEVFDAKNLIDVMKKSHIARQKLLRLGIFKEVEVVIDTSDGADALPNGLDVTFEVTEMKRLTGSYNTMVGNNEGSMVLGVKLPNVFGRAEKLTFQFSYGTKETSYGLSFFKPQPGNFERNLTLNLYKVTGQFPWSSLKETDRGVSTELNFPLWRTNHTLKWEGVWRELGCLARSASFAVREESGHTLKSALSHTMSIDNRNSAIFPKKGALLRINQELAGYTGGDASFLKEDFELQVNRRLVWDSVLSASLWGGCLLPIGGRPSSIADRFYLGGPTSVRGFGMYSIGPQSEGDYLGGEAYWAGGLHLYTPLPFRPGRGGFGDLFRTHFFLNAGNLCNLNYGEGPRAHLQKLAECIRWSYGAGIVLRLGNIARLELNYCIPMGVQSGDRICDGVQFGAGIRFL; encoded by the exons ATGGGGACTGTCCACGCCAGG AGTATGGACTCTCTCCCGATGCACGGGCGTGACATGGGCGTTCATCCCGACGACATGATTGAGGTGCAGGAGGCAGAACAAGAGACTAAACAGGAGGTCCTAGAAAACAAAGAC GTTGTTGTCCAACATGTCAACATTGAGGGCTTGGGAAGAACAAAAGAGGATCTGCTGGGCTATGAAATCTCAGAGGTCTTCGATGCTAAAAACCTTATTGAT GTCATGAAGAAGTCTCATATTGCCAGACAGAAATTGCTGCGTCTGGGCATTTTCAAAGAGGTGGAGGTTGTCATTGATACATCAGATG GTGCGGATGCGTTGCCCAATGGTCTGGACGTGACGTTCGAGGTGACAGAGATGAAGAGGCTGACAGGCAGCTACAACACCATGGTCGGCAACAACGAGGGCAGCATg GTGTTGGGTGTGAAGCTTCCTAACGTGTTTGGCCGTGCGGAGAAGTTAACCTTCCAGTTTTCCTACGGGACCAAGGAGACTTCCTACGGCCTGTCCTTCTTCAAGCCCCAGCCAGGCAACTTCGAACGCAA CCTCACTCTAAACCTGTACAAAGTCACAGGCCAGTTTCCATGGAGCTCCctcaaagagacagacagaggagtctCCACTGAGCTCAAC TTTCCTTTGTGGAGGACCAACCACACTCTGAAGTGGGAGGGTGTGTGGAGGGAGCTGGGTTGTCTGGCACGCAGTGCCTCCTTCGCCGTGCGAGAAGAGAGCGGGCACACCCTCAAGTCTGCTCTCTCG CACACCATGTCCATTGACAACAGGAACTCTGCCATCTTCCCCAAGAAAGGTGCCTTACTGAGGATCAACCag GAGCTGGCTGGCTATACAGGCGGAGACGCAAGCTTCCTGAAGGAGGACTTTGAGCTGCAGGTCAACAGACGGCTGGTCTGGGACTCG GTCCTCTCCGCCTCCCTCTGGGGTGGGTGTCTCCTCCCCATTGGAGGTAGACCGTCCTCCATCGCTGACAG GTTCTATCTGGGCGGTCCCACCAGTGTGAGAGGATTTGGAATGTACAGCATCGGCCCACAGAGCGAGG GTGACTACCTGGGGGGAGAGGCATACTGGGCAGGCGGGCTCCACCTCTACACTCCTCTGCCCTTCCGTCCGGGCCGGGGTGGCTTCGGAGACCTCTTCAGGACACACTTCTTCCTCAACGCTGGGAACCTGTGCAACCTCAACTACG GAGAGGGTCCAAGAGCACATCTACAAAAACTGGCGGAGTGTATCCGCTGGTCGTATGGAGCAGGCATTGTGTTGCGTCTCGGGAACATCGCCAGGCTGGAGCTCAACTACTGCATTCCCATGGGGGTTCAGAGTGGGGACAG GATATGCGACGGCGTCCAGTTTGGAGCAGGAATCCGTTTCCTGTGA